In Planococcus citri chromosome 4, ihPlaCitr1.1, whole genome shotgun sequence, the genomic window gttgaaaaaataggtcaatgaccttagaatgTCGGGTAGTtatgtcaatgaccttagaaggcCAGCCAGACAAGTCAATGATCTTAAAAGTCagtcagacaggtcaatgatcttaGAAGTCagtcagacaggtcaatgatcttaTGTTAGAAGTCAGTCagtcaggtcaatgacctttgaagGTCAGTCAGACAGGTCAATTACTTTGGAAAGCTCCTCTTACTAGCCAATGACCCTGGATAGTTGAAAAAATAGGCCAATGACCTTAGAATGTCGGGTAGTtatgtcaatgaccttagaagaTCAGGCAGACAAGTCAATGATCTTAAAAGTCagtcagacaggtcaatgatcttaGAAGTCAGTCAGAcatgtcaatgacctttgaaGGACAGTCAAGCAGGTCAATTACCTTGGAAAGCTCGTCATACGACTTACGAGCCAATGGCCCGagatagttttaaaaaaataggtcaatgacctcggaAGATTGgtcagacaggtcaatgatcttaGAAGTCAatcagacaggtcaatgaccttagaagtCAGTTTAGACATGCCAATGACCTTAGAAGTCAGTTtagacaagtcaatgacctttgaaGTTCAGAGAAAACTCTAAAAGTCCTTCTCTCAATATTTAAATCGGGCCATTTTTAAGCTTGAGCCTGAGCCTGAGAAAGTGTTCAAATTCTGCATTTATAATGAAGTTTTGACTAATCAAACGATTCAAATGGACACCACATTAGGACTCTGTGGCCTgaagtttgtcaaaaaagatactttactcgatttttttggaaatcaaaaaaaaaatgtacaaaaaatacgAAGGAATtagttcatgaatttttttggagggtggAGGAGGGTAGGGGGGATTTTGCGTTTCGAATCGAATAGAAATGTTGACTGAGGGTCCATTGAGACGAAGAATTCATTTCGGGTGTCAGATTGCGGCTATGGCATGCGTCCTTCTGCACAAAATGGTCCATTTTTGGATTCGAAAATGGGCCATGAAACCTTATCGGGGTCTTAAAAAACTACATAGATGcttcaatgaccttgagaaagCTAAGCAAGACGCCAGACGACCTTCAAGAGCCAGATAGCCAGGTCAGTGAGGTCTGCAGAATCCCCTCAAAAGCAGCCTTCGAAACCAAGACAAGCGGGTCAATAACGTTCGGAGGTAGCCGTCGTCCTTTAGAAGCCAtacaaacaggtcaatgaccttaggagggtAAACCTGATGTCAGCCAGCCTTCAAAAGCCAGTcatacgggtcaatgacctcaagaggctgGACTTGATGCCAGACAGCCTTTAAAAGCCAGACAAAGACAGGTCAATAGCCTCAGGAGGCTGGACTGGATGCTAGAGGTTTTTTAGAGGCCAGATAGCCAGTCATGTCAATGACCTCAGAAGGCCAGACTTGATTCCAGGTGATCTTCACAAGCCTGACATGCAGGTCAATGACCCTTAGAAGGGTAGACTTGAAGCAATATAGCCTTCAGGAACCAAACACACAGATCATTAATCTTCGAAGGACAGACAGAACACCAGACGGCCTTCAAGAGCCAGACAGCAAAGTCATTGACCTtataagaggccagacaggacgCCAGATGGCCTTCAAAAGCCAGACAAAGAGGTCAATTACCTTCTTAAAGCCACATAGAATGCAGACAGCCTTCAGAAACTAAACATGGAGGTTGATGATTTGAAGAAAGCCAGGCAGGACGCCAGACGGTCTTCAAGAGCCAGACAGCCAGGCCAATGAGGTCTGCAGAATACCCTCAAAAGCTACACAGACAAGTCAATGATCCTTGGAGATCCGACTGGAAGCCAGACAGACCCAGATAGTAAGGTACGTCGATGACCTTAATAAGAGGTCAGACAAGACATaagaggtcaatgaccttcggaGGCCAGAATGGAATGCAGACGGCCTTATTCAGctgccagacagacgggtcaatgagttggtttttcttttctcctttttttttttcaatttggcaaTAATGACTAGATAATTGGCAGCTTGTGACATTCGAATTAGCCTCCTCCTTGAGACCTCATATCTTCCCTCCAAGGGCACCTCCGGACCTGAAATTTCTATACTAATTTCCGAGGCTGATGCAACTTGGAGAAAATCTGTTTACAGCATCTTAaaaggaattgattttttttttggaaagcttgggctgttttaaaattttcccaaatgatGAAgatataacttgaaaatggggaaaaaaataaaacgcatGCATTCtaacattttgatcaaaatgttgaGACTCATGGTGTTACAAAAATTCCAttcatgtttctttttttcaaattttcgaattatatCTACCTAGCTTCCAAAATTggcgagcttttgaaaattgaaccttcaaaaaaagcacaattttatgcttggtgaatttttggcgattctAATCAATTCAAGGCCAAATTTAAGAAGTTCACtctccaattttctaaaaataatataagaatttcaaaacactAACCGCTTTTACGTCTCCAATCAGCTGGAATATCCCTGAAACATcctgtaaatttcatttctatcTTTAACAAACTCATtctaaacgtaggtacctaaaataagATCACGAAAAAAACTGCACTAAGTACAACTTACTATATCAGCGTAAAAAATCTTCAAGTCGAATATTTGAAAGTAATCGTTCAAACTATCATCCTTCAGGGtagatgaataatttgaaaatagccgACATCTGAGATTTTCTGAAGAGTTGCCTgctgaaatatttcacaaaatgCAATTACTACACGAGAATGAATTCATTATTTCCCACTTCAAAGTGTTAATTTCAAAACTgtaatgtttcgaaaaaaaaaacgtataaaaatgtAAGAACACTGATTAGCATACCTACTCCAGTTCTGCAGTCGTATCCATTAGTGTAATAAGTCGTGGTCACCAAGATTTGGAAAACTAcgaatttcaccaatttttggcCATAAATCATTTTAGCATTTTAAAGTAACGTTCTCGTACGCGAAAATCGAACTGTTATTTTTATAAACACTTTAACATGGCCTTCGTCAGTGTCATTCGGGTATCAGAAAGTGCGGATATGAAGATAACTACATATGAAGTATCCGATATCGAGAatgcttattttttgaaactgacgGATGCAAGCAGCTGATTAGATTAGAAAATGTGGATATACTATTAATTTGCATACGATTTTTGGTTAggtagtatacctacttaaatatgctcaaattaataatttttcaattttcatttttgtttgctTACAGACTTCTGGGTGCCTGATGTGAAATATGACTTGAATCCCTGTGATGTGTccaaagattcaaaaaatatgagTCGTCTATTTCTGCTGTTTGGGTGAGTGGTTCTTAAAAATCTATTAGAGcttttgaacttgaaatgtaCAATTGCTGGGTTCAACTTTAACGtttgcaaaattctgaaaaaatatgctaGGTAGGTTAGgtgcgaaaaaataaaaaaaaacgataacttgtgaaattttaatcaagtcGACTCAACACATAGATAATGCATAGATTATTTTTTAGGTCATTAAACTTATGGTGAGAAATATAACAATCATCAAACAAATTGCAAACGATGAACGTTCAATCAATATGGCAATCTTCAAGAATTCGTCGCGTGATTTTTTCGACAGTGATTCTTTAATAGTGTATTCGTCTCCAGTGTGTGTAATGTCTTCTGATAGTATCGAATTCGTGTCGTAATTTTCGCCTTTGCTTAGTTCTGAATTTGAACGAGTAATATCCTGTATTTAAAAACGaataacgaatgaaaaaaatttataagtagACTGTAGCTGGAGAACAGAGTACATTGATTTAAAACACTGGATCGGTTTAGAGCAAATCAAACTATGTAGAATCGACTCAGCTTGTTGAAATTAGGGCATGaaagaaatttcagcttttcaaatttattggAGGCTTTAGAAGtgctcaaaactgttcgaaGCTGTTTCCAGTCGATTCGAAGAGTTTATTATTAGATAttttatttgttaaaatttcaatcaattcagATCCAGTTAGACTTGAATTTTTCCTGCCCCATTTTTCGATCAGCTGTTATCACTCTCCAATCCTCGAAAATGTAATAAGTCAAGTACATACCATGATCAGTGATGGGTGATATAAACGTGATTTTCCTGCCAATCGAGCTATGTAGGCAGTAATACATCCGGATATTCCCACAACTAATGATAACATGACGAATCCGATCACTAAAATATAGTTAAAACATGAATAAATCAGCATTAAAATTGACGACCATGGAAATCCTCTTATTTCAACTCGTTCATTACTTACTGAAATGAGGAGCTATTGTGGTAAAATGAGGTATCGAATTCATCAACATCACTAGATAAAGTGCCAGAAGCAGTAAAGATGATATTTTTGATGCAAGTTTAGTGCTACTTATTGGAGGTATCCAGAATGATAGCAGGGTAATCAAACTTACGGCTGTAAATTTTCAGATGGGTGAAGCGAGAGTATAAATTTATAATCAGATTTAAACTACATACCATATACGAACTTACATATAAATGTCAAACACGACACCACCCGTAACGATTGACTTTTCATTTCGAAGGTAATTTCAAGgttaaaattgggaaaatcgAGTCGCGTTTTGTGGCTGGTGATTCTCCATAATGATTTCACTCTCGATAACTGGTCTGCAACTGCCTCGTCCTTCGGAGTTGAAATCATAAACGAaagctgttttaaaaaaatacaaaactgcaAATGTTTCCAGTGGAGATTTACTACCTGTAGGAACACTTTAGGGTCCATAGCTCTTGTATTCGTTGTAAAATTAAGGCTACACTTATGAGCACTCCATGGCCAACTATTAGAGCTCATGTCACATCTCGTGTGCAAATTCATCGACGTCCGAAACCGAAAAGATCCGAGCCACGATGCTATCACTAATTGATTCCCAACGAATGTTTCGTTGTTGAACGAGTCTTCTAGAAAcaaatgactgaaattttttcaacgcgtTATTCGTTTTTCGAATTGCAATACTTGTTCATTGATGAACTTTGCTTACTTGTTTAATGTTAAACTCGGCTTCCAAACTGAATTGGGTTCGAACTTAATCGAAGCCCGCCATCCAAATTTATTTACGTCCCAGGCCATTACTCGTGCATCATCCCAATGCTGttgaattcataaaaataaaggACTGTGTAAGTGAAATACCCACTTGATATTGTAAGAGAGAACGAGTGGAATCTGATTCTATTCCCTCACACGTAAACTTTGCCACTTTGTGTGATGAAGTTCAATTCATAACAAATTTACTTACCACTGAAAAATGCCCAGTCAACAAAAGGATTCCATCTTCGAtgttctgagaaaaaaaaaaggaattactTACAGTAATTGAATAGAATTTTCCCTATAGATTCCACATACGAGTGCGAAGTCTTTCAAAGCGCATAAAATCTTACATAATCAACGTATGTGATACCCATAAACGCCATCACTGATAGAACATCCGTCATATTAGGTGGAAGCGATGGGTTCAGTTCAGGAGGAGGTGAAAGCAAGTCGAACTTTGTTTGCAAATAACATCGCAGTGCATCTTCATGACTAACtattggaaaattacaatcatAAAAGTAAATATCTTCGttctttgtcaaaaaattattcatacatGTGCATTAACAGGGCCGATGGGTGCATCTTGACAACATTATTTTAAaggattttcacaaaaattcaattaaaaccttaatattttgacttgaaagtcactcagaaaattgTTTAGCTTGGGAGGTGCCTTTGGAGAGGAGATATGGATCCTTAAAGAAAGaacatatataggtacctattcgaaacTTTGCTCTAGTCTCTACGCAGcctattttagaaaaagatAGCCCAGACTCGAAAGATAGTAAATGTTTGGGATTTTGCAGTAAtgtccaaaaaattggcaccattgaCCAtagcattccaaaatatttttctggcCTCAAAAATGATAGGCAAACGGTCATAGATGATTCAGACGGAGCTAATGAAGTAATGATGCATTCCAACATATTTCCCTGGCTTCAGAAATGATTGGCAAAGGGTCATAGATGACTCAGATGGAGCTGATTAATAAGGAGAGGGAGTCCGAATACGTGGCTGAGGAATCACCAACCTACAGTAAGTATGCTGATGATGACACAACTTTGGAGGCCTCTAGTGTGGAGTACACGTCTGTGCTGCTGAAGTGCCTGGAAAAACTCAGAACAAGACATAGCCAAGTGATCAACAGGACAGAAACAAAGATGATGATAATTGACAGGCTAACCAACAACTTGCCAGAAATCCAGGAAGTTGATAGAATATACGTTGTAACATTGTGAAGCAATTCTCATACCTTGAATCCATCATTAAGAACATTGGAAAGTGTGAAGCTGAGGTACATCATCGATGCCAGCTCACACACTAGAACTGTCATGGCTCATTTGAAACAATAATACATATGAAGTGATTTTGCAATAATCAGGGCCCTTGAAATTCAACTGGTGAACTTGCCAGTCTGCTCAGTGTTCCTGCATGCATCAGAGACTTGGGCCATTTGTGAGGAGGATTGGAGCATTTGTGAAAGGGATTGGTGATGGATCAACACAATGGGAATGTGGTGCTGGAGGAGGAGGCTGCTGAGAGTCCTTTGggcagcaaaaaaaataatgcttcgATACAGAGAGAAATTAGTGTGACCAAATGATTATCTGCAGTGGTCCTCCACTGGATTCTCAAGTGTACTTCAGACAGCTCATAAGAGCTGATGGCATGGAGACAATATTTGTGCACGGCAGAGTAAAAGGTACCAGAGCAAGAACATGATTGTTAACCCAGTGGGCTGACTCTATTTGCAAACCAACAGGCTGCAGCTTTGCGAAATGTGTGAGAAGCGTGCAGGACATGGAGCAATGACACGCGCTTACTGGTAGGATTATGTCACTAAAATGTGTCACAATATCTCTGGGGGAGGTGATAcattatgatgatgatgatgaatgtgAATATTTcaggagaaaagaaaaatgttcaaaacacaaattgacccaaaaatgcaatttgcaaattttcaaccacttggCAAAACCCAGAAAGTGGTCTTTGATCAAGATGGCTACGGCCATGATTTTATTCAACAGTTCAACACAGTAGGGTATCTCAAATATGCaccatcttttggaactggatGAAGATGGGCAGGGGCTAGAGCAAAAAACcatcgtttttgtttttgttgaaaatgccaCCTCTTTGAGCACCCATATTTTCCCCTAGGGACACCTCTGGAGCTAAAAACAGTTTCcaagtgactttcaactcaaaatgaaggtctccagcactgaatttggtcaaaatcatcCATTTCCAACACTTTTTTTGCGATTCACTCTAATAATGCACATGAAGTGTACCTTATGCATTGAAAACCACTCATTATTATAATGAAATGattaagggtagaggcacctgttatggacacttttttttatgGAGGATTGCCATTTGAAAACTATGGGGGGTAGAAACCTTCACAATgacttaaaatgaagttccatccttccactaacactttacaaaacttcaggggcgaaggtcaactttaagtacatgttttttattgttgagtgacaagtgtcaaaatgactgttcaaaattttggatgcctaatatagaccacctataaaattttaaaatacttgaacatgctttcacatttttcgaaacgtcatatttatatgtacatagaaatgaacaaaaaaatgaattttaagcagtgctggttaattttgaatattttttcaaattgttgaatgacgagtgtcaaaatgacggttcaaaattttgggtgcCTAATATGGGCCACcaatagaatttcaaaataaacatatttttatgtttcaaaacatcatgcttacttatttatttgtagaaatgaacaaaagaaatattttaagcATCCCCCTTCTCAGCGGCTgtaagaaattatgaaaatgaggaaaaaatgtaatatcacaggtggtccatattaggacaccccataaaaaaaactttgcaccaaaaatttctgtgcataagtaccttcatttttagcaaaaactgatcactagCAGAAACTATGTCctttttcaatattataaacatcaataACATTCAGAAAATGACACCACatatataaatttttataaaagttgaaaaacacactaaaaaaattgtcagtgtCTCAAtacatttttgtgtaaatttctcagTGAGTTTTGACTTTTATGtctcatttgtttttttggtgaaaaatacaccagaaaacattttttcctgacagattgcgctaattaccaacAAGATCTGGTGCTGGTCCATAAtaggtgcccttacccttaattttattaaaatcattcaGTCCTGATCTTGAATCTTGATATCCAattaaaagctcgttataatgCTTTcagttataacgctgatttggtgataacgctgatttcctctggtccctagacaacctCATTTGAACCAATGTAAGATTAATTGTGATACATATACCTAACACTCATGAGCAATTATTATAAATTGCGTTTTAACgttctaaaattcaggaaaaatcacatttttaaaataattttgacaacaaaaagccaattttttgcgacaaaaaagtcaactttaatgtaaaaaattgtcacttactgaaaattttggccacaacaacagtttttttttggcaatttctgcagtttgaattttaaaaaatgtaaaaaaaaactttcatggcaacattttgccaaaaaattaagttttcaactttcaacagtttcagttcatacaaacaagtaaaattattttctatttagggcaaaaaagtaagattttttgataactttattAAACTTTAATTCGAAGCTTGATTACctacaattcttacaaaaaaggcaGGTAAGTGACTGaggaatgtgtttttttttttttacagaaaaattgtgaTGATTAAAAGAATGTaaattgaattgtttcaaaCAACTGCAGGTAAATGATTGAACTTGTGTCaccaaaagt contains:
- the LOC135842723 gene encoding uncharacterized protein LOC135842723 isoform X2, which encodes MIFGSMSMKFYAIFPIFIIICLTHTNGYTCKNGTDYVETLRCRLFTNYSSSISAKTSQNYPQGLDLGIFYADVDVSGILQLIGNARATWRDDQLTWKPNKDHIIEALDIRNQFDQIWKPDFILINNVFRENKTLLGSIDFTCTVLHNGTVTFRTKYISIQAKCPIKIENRPWFNHTCPLNFKTSSSNFIFTTHNEGNLTGSFLQNVNSTIESPWSVNKTRRVQPTDGNNTSTNDTILIEVDLRRNVSVYNSTKCISYPVSHEDALRCYLQTKFDLLSPPPELNPSLPPNMTDVLSVMAFMGITYVDYNIEDGILLLTGHFSVHWDDARVMAWDVNKFGWRASIKFEPNSVWKPSLTLNNHLFLEDSFNNETFVGNQLVIASWLGSFRFRTSMNLHTRCDMSSNSWPWSAHKCSLNFTTNTRAMDPKVFLQDEAVADQLSRVKSLWRITSHKTRLDFPNFNLEITFEMKSQSLRVVSCLTFISVSLITLLSFWIPPISSTKLASKISSLLLLALYLVMLMNSIPHFTTIAPHFMIGFVMLSLVVGISGCITAYIARLAGKSRLYHPSLIMDITRSNSELSKGENYDTNSILSEDITHTGDEYTIKESLSKKSRDEFLKIAILIERSSFAICLMIVIFLTISLMT
- the LOC135842723 gene encoding uncharacterized protein LOC135842723 isoform X1, with amino-acid sequence MIFGSMSMKFYAIFPIFIIICLTHTNGYTCKNGTADYVETLRCRLFTNYSSSISAKTSQNYPQGLDLGIFYADVDVSGILQLIGNARATWRDDQLTWKPNKDHIIEALDIRNQFDQIWKPDFILINNVFRENKTLLGSIDFTCTVLHNGTVTFRTKYISIQAKCPIKIENRPWFNHTCPLNFKTSSSNFIFTTHNEGNLTGSFLQNVNSTIESPWSVNKTRRVQPTDGNNTSTNDTILIEVDLRRNVSVYNSTKCISYPVSHEDALRCYLQTKFDLLSPPPELNPSLPPNMTDVLSVMAFMGITYVDYNIEDGILLLTGHFSVHWDDARVMAWDVNKFGWRASIKFEPNSVWKPSLTLNNHLFLEDSFNNETFVGNQLVIASWLGSFRFRTSMNLHTRCDMSSNSWPWSAHKCSLNFTTNTRAMDPKVFLQDEAVADQLSRVKSLWRITSHKTRLDFPNFNLEITFEMKSQSLRVVSCLTFISVSLITLLSFWIPPISSTKLASKISSLLLLALYLVMLMNSIPHFTTIAPHFMIGFVMLSLVVGISGCITAYIARLAGKSRLYHPSLIMDITRSNSELSKGENYDTNSILSEDITHTGDEYTIKESLSKKSRDEFLKIAILIERSSFAICLMIVIFLTISLMT
- the LOC135842723 gene encoding uncharacterized protein LOC135842723 isoform X3, translating into MIFGSMSMKFYAIFPIFIIICLTHTNGYTCKNGTADYVETLRCRLFTNYSSSISAKTSQNYPQGLDLGIFYADVDVSGILQLIGNARATWRDDQLTWKPNKDHIIEALDIRNQFDQIWKPDFILINNVFRENKTLLGSIDFTCTVLHNGTVTFRTKYISIQAKCPIKIENRPWFNHTCPLNFKTSSSNFIFTTHNEGNLTNVNSTIESPWSVNKTRRVQPTDGNNTSTNDTILIEVDLRRNVSVYNSTKCISYPVSHEDALRCYLQTKFDLLSPPPELNPSLPPNMTDVLSVMAFMGITYVDYNIEDGILLLTGHFSVHWDDARVMAWDVNKFGWRASIKFEPNSVWKPSLTLNNHLFLEDSFNNETFVGNQLVIASWLGSFRFRTSMNLHTRCDMSSNSWPWSAHKCSLNFTTNTRAMDPKVFLQDEAVADQLSRVKSLWRITSHKTRLDFPNFNLEITFEMKSQSLRVVSCLTFISVSLITLLSFWIPPISSTKLASKISSLLLLALYLVMLMNSIPHFTTIAPHFMIGFVMLSLVVGISGCITAYIARLAGKSRLYHPSLIMDITRSNSELSKGENYDTNSILSEDITHTGDEYTIKESLSKKSRDEFLKIAILIERSSFAICLMIVIFLTISLMT